The region AATTGGAGTTATAAAAGCTGGTAGTCGATGTGCTAGTAGAGAATCAAAAGGAAATATATTGGTTATTGGAACTAAAGGAACTATAAAAAGTGAAGTATATAAAAAAGAAATTCATAGTATTAGTAATAATATAAATGTTTATCAACAATCTTGTCCTTTATTTGTACCTCTTGTAGAAGAAGGAATGCTTGATGATAAAATTACTATTTTATCAATAAAAAAATACTTAGATAATTATATTGATAAAATCGATTCGATTTTACTTGGGTGTACTCATTATCCATTATTAAAGGAAAGTATACAAAATACTTATAATAAAAATATAAATATAATAAATCCTGCCGAAGAAGTTGCAGAAGAAGTTTTTAATATTTTAAAACAAAATAATCAATTAGCAAATAATGTAAATAGAACTTTAGAATTTTATGTAAGTGATGATAGAGATAAATTTATAGAGTATGGTAGTCTTTTTCTTGGATATAAGATAAAAAATGTAAAAGAAATAGATATAGAAGAATATAAAGCCTAAGCAAATTGCTTAGGCTTTTATTGATACAGCTTGCATTGGACATGAAGTTACACATATACCACATCCAGTGCACTTTTCTTCATCTACTCTATATCCTTTTGGTATTAAAAATCCAAAAATACTTCTTTTTTTCTGTTGTTCTCCTTTTTTTAAAGGAATTATCGCCCCTACTGGACATACTCTTTTCACTGGACAAAATGGCGATTTGTCACATTGATTTTGGTCTATTACAGCTACTTTTTTTGATTTTTTAAATTTTTTAGATTTTATTTTTTTCATTTTCTCCTCCAAAATATAATTATATTATAATATTATGATTTTATAATTTATTATAGTATAATTATTTTCTTTTGTCAAAACAATAAAATAAATTTTATATTTATTTCATTATATATATTTATAGAGATTATTCTTTCTATATTTCTCTTTTAAATTTTTAATGATATAAGGCTCTTTTCAAAAATTATTTTATTCAAATTCTCCAAAATTCATATCTACAACTTTCATTCCATCAATTGCAGCACTTATAATTCCACCAGCATATCCTGCTCCTTCACCAATAGGAAAAAGATTCTCTATATTAATTGATTTTCCTGTTTTATCTCTTGTAATTCTTATAGGTGCTGATGTCCTAGTTTCTGGTGCAATTAGATTAGCATTTTTTGTAAAAAGTGGCATTTTTTTCTGCCAATATTTCAATGCATTTATCATATTTCTATTGATAACTTCTGGAAAAAAATTATTTAAATTATATGAATATAAGTTCATTTTATAACTTGATTCTATTTCTTGTTTGGTTTTATTATTTTTTAAGAAATCATTTACACTTTGATATAAAGCTCCATAAGTAGATATTATTTCATATGTTTGTTTTTCAAGTTTTTCTTGAAGCTTCATACCGTCAAATAATTTATTTCCATAATCATTTTCTCGAATTGCTACAACAATAGCGGAATTAGAAAATTTTCCATCTCTTTGACTATAACTCATTCCATTAACAAGTGATGTATTTTTTTCAGAAGCAGCATTAACTATTTCACCACCTGGACACATACAAAATGAAAATACACCTCTCTTTTCATTTTGGTTATTATAAGTAAAATTATACGTTGCACTTCCCAATATTTCACTATTATAAAATTTTCCATGTTGCATTCTATCAATATCATATCTAGGACTTTCAATTCTCGCTCCTACTGCAAAATCTTTATTTTCTAAAAACACATTATTTTTATTTAACATATAATATGTATCTCTAGAACTATGCCCTATTGCTAAAAATAAATAATCAATATCTATTAATTCATTTTTATTTATTTCTATTTGTGATATTTTTTTATTTTTTATTTTTATGTCTGTTAAAATAGAATTAAAATAAAATTCTCCACCCATAGATTCTATTTTTTTTCTTAAATTAGTAACTACTACTTTTAATACATCTGTACCTATATGTGGCTTATAATCAAATAAAATCTCTTTTTGAGCACCACATTCTACTAACGTTTTAAATATTTCATCTTTATATATACTCTTTACTCTTGTTGTTAATTTACCATCGGAATACGTTCCTGCTCCACCTTCTCCAAATTGTATATTCGAATTCGAATTAAGCTCATTTTCTTTTATAAATAACTCTATATCTCTATCTCTTTCATCTATTTTTTTCCCTCTTTCAAAAATAATAGGTTTATAGCCTAATTTACAAAGTCTATATGCAGCAAATAAACCTGCAGGCCCTGTTCCTATTATCGCTATTATTCCTTCTATATTTTTTGATTTTATTTTTTTTAATTTCTTTTCTTTTACTTCTTCAAATTTTGTATTTATCTTTTTATTTAGTTCAATTTCTACATTATATAATAAAAAAATACTATTTTTATTTCTACTATCAATCGAACGTTTTTTATATTCTATTTTATTTATACAATTTTTATTTATTCCATTTTTTTTTAAATACTCATATATTCCTTTTTTTTGATTTATATTTACAGGAATTTTAATATTTTCTACTTTTATTTTCATTAAATTTCTCCTTCAAAAAATTTATCTATTTTTTCTTGAATTTCATCACTATACGATTTTATTTGTTTTCTTACTAATTTTTCTATATATTTTACCTTTTCATCATCATTAGGATAATAAATTGGTGTTTCTTTTAATGGTGTCGCATAGAGTTCCAAATTTTTTCCTTTTCTTTTTCCATTATAATAAAACCATTTATAAAATGTAGATGAGTTTAAGTATCCAAGTATATAAAAAAGATTAATACTACTCTCTTTTTTTGTTAAATAATATATATCTGCACTTCCATAAAAATCTTTTTTAGTATAAGCAAACATATTTAATTTACATCTTTGACGTGAAACAATTTTTTCTTTTTTAAATATTTCTTCATCTCTAGCCCATTGCAATTCATACCAGTTTATTTTTTTAGTTTTTACTTCTCTACGCTCAATTAATTTATCGTAAAAAGGTCTTAAATATTCTTCTAATTCATTATTTATCTTAATTTTATTATCTAAATAAAGTATCCAATATTTATTTCTTTCATCAATATTATATATATTTATATCTGGACTTTTATAAAAAGGTCTTAAATATTTTTTAAATTTTTCATTAAATTCTTTAAAAATAAATGCTTTATCATAACCACTAATAATTCCTTGATTAATATATAAAATATCATCTAAAAAATAAGTTTTTTTATTAAAAATAGTATTTAATTTTAACAATTCCTTTTCTTTTGCAATTACTATTTTATTTCTATAATTAAATAAATATTTATTATTTAATTTAAACTCTTGATTATTTGATATTATTTTTATATTTTTTTCAATATTATTTTTTGTTATAGAAAATATTATATTATGTTGACCAATAGCATCTTTAAATACAGATTTATTAATATTATTTATATAATAAAAACTGCAATTTTCTTTTATACAAGTCCTTAATTTTTTAGCATAATCAGCTTGTAACCAATAATTAGTAGTAATATACGTTAAAATTCCATTCTTTTCTAATATTTCTATTCCTTTTTCTATGAAAAAATAAAGATAATCCATTCTTCCTTCATAGTATTTTTTACCAAATTCAGTTTTTTTTATTTTATCAAATATTTCTTTATTATTTTTCTCGCCTAAATATGGTGGATTTCCTATAACAATATGATATTTTTTATCAAAATTTTTTAAAAGAGAATCAGTTTGATAAAGTTTTATTTTTTTATTTACTAATTTATATTTATCAAGTATTTTTTTTATTCTACATCTTAATACAGATAATGCTTCTTTATCTATATCATAACCTTCTATCCAAGTACTTATGTAATCATAATATCCAAAATATCTTTTATGCAATTTTATTAAAAATTCTATTAAATCAATTAATAAATTACCTGAACCACATGATAAATCAACAATTTTTAAGTTTTTTAAAGCTTTTTTTCTATCTTGAAACCCAAATTTTTTATAATTAGAAAAAAAATATCTTAGTGATATGGCACTCATATCTCTAGATATTTTTTGAGGTGTATATACTTTATAATTACTATTAGTATTTAAATACATTTTTTCCCTTTCTTTTTATTGGATAACTCCAAATTATTAGATATATTGTCACAAATGAAAATAATTTTATAAAAATATTATTAAAATACAATGATACAATAAATGCTATTGTTGCAATCAAGCTAACTATTAAAATAAATCTAACTATTTTAAATAAATTTAATTTAAAATACCTTTTATTAAAAATAAAATATAATAACAAAAAATTAATCATTGCAGATATTGATGTAGAAAGTGCAAGTCCTATATGTTTTAGTTGTTTTATCAATAAATAATTTAATATTATATTTATAAAAATGGAAATTATAGAAAATATTACAGGTGTTTTTGTATTTTTCATACTGTAAAATGCTCTACTTAGTAAATGTATTGCAGAGTAAAAATATAAACCTAATACATAATAAAAAAGCGATTCACTCGTTAACTTAATAGCTTCATTAGTATATTTTCCATATCCTAATATTAAAAATATTATATTTTTTGAATATAATGTAAGAATAAAAATACTAGGTATAATAAAAAATGCAAGTATTTTTAATCCCTGTTCAATGTATGACTTTGCTTCATTAAGATCTTTTTTTTCGATAGATTTTGATAAATGGGGATAAATAATTGTAGATAATGATATTGCAAATACACCTAGTGGTAAATTATATATTCTAGTAGCATTTTCTAATGCTGAGACTGAACCACTTTTTAAATATGAAGCAAAATATACATCAAATACGGAGTTTATTTGCCTTGCAAATATTCCCGCTAACATCGGAATAATTAAAACAAATATTTTTTTTAAATACTCATCTTTAAAATCTATTTTAAAACTGTATATTTTTACTATTTTAAAAAAACTTGGTAATGTAATAACTAACTGTAGTATACCACCTACTGTTACACCTGTTGCAAGCGCGTATACTCCTAAATTTTTACTATATCTAATAGCAAATATAATAATAGATATATTAAATAAAAGAGATGTAGATGCCGGAATAATAAATTTTTTAAAATTATTAAGTATGGCACATATCATTCCACTAAGACCAATAAATAATATATAACTAGACATTATTTTAAGTAAAATTGATGCTAATTTTTTTGTTTTTTCATCATATCCATTTGCTATGAAACTAATTATATTTTTTGAAAAAAATAAATTTAATGCTGTGATAAGTATTAAAAATATAAATAATAAATTTAATACCGAAAAAATAAGATTTTTAGCTTCTTTTTCTCCAAATTTAACCTCTTTTTCATTATATAAAGGTATAAATACCGTTCCTAAAGCCCCTTCACCTAAAAGTTGTCTAAATAAATTTGCTATTTTAAAAGCAGAAAAATATGCATCTGTTGTATAATTCGCTCCAAAAATTGTAGCTATAATTATAGTTCTAATTAACCCAAGTATTCTACTAAGCATTGTAATTATCATTACAATAATTCCAGTTCTAAACATTAATTCTCCTTTTTTACTATATATTTATCTTCTTTTATATCTATTTTACCATATCTATATAATTCTAATATTGCTAAAAACAAGTATACTCTATGCATTTTATCATTTGCACTTTGAAACAAATTAATATAATTTATTTTTTGATTATTTTCAATATTTTTTATTAATTTTTCTATTTCATCTTCTAAACTATAAATATTTTCTACTACTATTTTTAATTCTTCTTTTTGTGAAGTTTCAACAACTGTTTTATATGCAATAAAAAGCTTTTCCAATGTTAAATCACTCAAATCCACTTCATTATTCTCAACATTTATTTCTTTTAATCCAGCTCGAGTAAATGAAATATTATATTCGTTTTCTTTTTCTTTTAAAAGTTGACTCAATTCCACATATTGTTGATATTCTAAAAGTTTTATACTTAATTCTTCTTTTCTTTTTTTATGTAAAGAATAATTTAATACTGAAAGTGCTTTTATCTCTAATAAATCTGCAGCCATCGCTAAAAAATCTGCTTTTAAAGGTATATTATCTATTTCTAGTTTTTCTATTATTTCTAAATAAGTTTCAATTAATTCTAATATATTTATTTCCGTAATATTAAGCTTTTTTTTATTTATTAAATGAAGAAGAAGGTCTAAAGGACCTTCAAAATTTTCTATTTTAACATTTATATCATTATTCATTTTCTTTCACCTTAAGATGATTTTCCCATATTATTATATCATTTTTTATAGCTTCTATTAATTCTTCCATTGTGTCAAATTTTTTTTCTTCTCGTAGATATTTTTTTACTTTTACCATTATTTCCTTCCCATATATTTCTTTATCGAAATTCAAAATATGTACTTCTATATGATATTCATTTTCTATATTTTCGTTTACAGTAGGATTATGTCCTATATTTAATAATCCATCATAAATATTATTATCTCCTTCTACAATAACTTCTACTCCGTATATACCATTTGGTGGATATATTTTATTATATGTTTTTATATTTGCCGTAGGAAATCCTATTTTTCTACCTATTTTTTTCCCGTGAATTACTTCTCCCATTATTAAAAATGGATACCCTAAATATTTTTCAGCTAATTCCATTTCACCTTTTTCTATCAATTCTCTAATCAAAGTGCTACTAATAATTGTATTGTCAATAGTTACTGGCTTTATAATAGTAGTTTTTATATTAAAATCTTTCGCCATTTGTATAAGATCTTCTGCTTTTCCTGCTCTTTTTGCTCCAAATGTATAATTAAATCCCGCAAAAAGATGTTTTGCTTTTAGTTTTGTATAAATTATTTCACTTACAAATTCATAAGGTGTAAGCTTTTTAAACTCTTCTGTAAAATGGGCTATTACAAGTACATCTACCCCTATTTTTTTCAATAAATGTATTTTTTCTTTTTCATTGTTTATAAGTATTCTTCTATTTTCATTATGAAATACTTTTTTAGGATGTTCACTAAAAGTCATTACAACTGCTGTTCCATTATTTTTTTTTGCACATTCTACAGATGATTTTATTAATTTTTTGTGACCTTTATGTATTCCATCAAAAGTACCAAGTGCTAAACACACATTTTTATAATCTTTTTTATAGTTTTCTAATCCTATAATTATTTCCATTTAGTTCTCCTCAATAAGTTCATTATATAGCTCTTCTAATCTACGAAATCTATTTCTAATTCCTGATTTTGATATTCCTACTTTATTTGCAATCTCAGTTAAACTTGCTTCTGGATTATTTAATCTCACTATTGCAGCTTCTTTTAATACTGATGATAAGTTATCTAGTCCATAATTTTCAGAAATATAATTTATAATATTAATTTGTTTTTGAGCCGTATCAAGAGTTTTCATTTCATTAGCTACTTCCCAATTCATTTCTCGAATAGTTTTATTTTTAATATCTTTTACCATTGTTATTTCTTCATATTCAAAAAATGATTTCACAGCACCTATCATTACTAAAATATCCATTATATCTTCAGAATTTCTTAAATAAACTAAATGTTTATTTTTCTTTTGTGTAAGAAACACTCTTCTTCCCGTATTTCTAAGTACTTTATATAAAAGTTTAGCTCCTTCTTCTAAATCAATAAAAAAATCAAGAGCATACTCTTTGTTTGGTTCTTTTATATATCCTGTAGCTAAAAAAGCTCCTCTAGTAAAACCAATCACAGCTTTATCTGCAAGCCTTCTAACCAATTTATCTTCTAATTTATTTAAATTTTCAATAAACTCATTATATCCTTTTTGATACGGTATCTCTATAATATATACTTTATGTTCGCCAAAAGATTTTGTTATAGAATATTTTATATGAATCCTTAAACTTGAAAATTCTTTTAAAAATTTATATATTCTGTTAGCTAAATTTAAATTTTCAATTTTCAATAAAATTTTATTATTTAAAATAGCATTTTTACATTTTAAAATTGCTAATAATTCATAATGTTTTTCTTTTTCTATCTCTATTTCTTTTAAAAATACTTCTTCTTTTACTATATTTGTATAAGACATTTTTATCTCCTTAACGTCTTTTTATTTTGCTTCACTCCAATTTTTTGCATATGCAAAATTTACTTTTAATTTTACATTTTGTAATCTTATTTTATTTTCCATTATTTCTTTAATTTTTGGTATCATTTCTTCAAGTTTTTCATCTTTTATTTCAAAAATAAGTTCATCATGTACTTGGAGTAACATATACACATCTTTATTGTCAACTATTTTATCAAATAACTCAATCATTACCATTTTTAGAATATCTGCAGCACTGCCTTGTATAACTGTATTTACCGCCATTCTCTCAGCTTGATTTTTTATATTTTTATTTTTATTATCAATTCCTATTATCTTTCTTTTTCTATCAAACAAGGTTTTTACATATCCATTTTCTTTTGCAAATTTTATTATTTCATTTTGTAAGTCTTTTACTTTTTTATATTTATCAAAATATTTATCAATATATTCTTTTGCATCTTTTACTGTAATATTTAATTCTTGAGCTAATCCAAAAGGTGTTTTACCATATATTATACTAAAATTTACAATTTTAGCAATATTTCTTTTTATCGAATCTACTTCCTCTAAAGTTTCCAAGTCAAATATTTTCATAGCAGTTATAGCATGTAAATCCAAATCATTTTCATAAGCATTTATAAGTTCAGTATCTTTACTTATTTCAGCTAAAACTCTTAATTCTATTTGTGAATAATCAAATGATACAAGAGAAAAACCATCTTTTGCTATAAATGCTCGTCTTATTTTTCTTCCCTCTTCTGTTTTTGAAGGAATATTTTGTAAATTTGGATCTGTTGATGAAAGTCTTCCAGTTGCTGTACCATTTTGATTAAAACTTGTATGTAATTTTGAATTATTGTCAACTAATTTTGGCAATGCTTCTACATAAGTATTTAATAATTTTGTGAGCTTTCTATACTCTAATATATATTTTGCTATTTTTTCTCCACTTCTAACTAATTTTTCTAAAACATCTACATTTGTAGAATAACCTGTTTTTGTTTTTTTTATAGGATTTATATTTAATTTTATAAAAAGAATTTCAGCAAGTTGTTTTGGTGAATTTATATTAAATTCTTCTCCTGCTATTTTATATATTTCTTTTTTTAATTGTTCTATTTTTTCTTTTAATTCAATAGAATATTTACTCAAATAACCTCTATCTAAAGTAATTCCTTCTAACTCCATATTACTAAGTACTGGAACTAATGGCTGTTCTATTTCTATTAAAAGTTTTTCAAGATTTTCTTTTTTTAATTTATTTAAAACTATTTTATAAATTTCTTTTAATGCTAATATTCTTTTAGATAAAAAATCTGCTAATTTTTCTTTTTCAAGTTGTGAAATAGCTGTTTTTCCAAAAATATCTTTTTGAGATTCAAATGCCTCTCCTATTTCATTAAATATAAGTGTATCTAAATCATCTTTTAAATTAGCATATAATAAATAATGTGCCAACATTATATCAAATCCTATTTTAATATTAAATCGTTCATTTAATATATCTTTAAATTTATAGGTAACAAACTTTTTATTTAAATTAAATATTTTTTGAATCTCACTTTTTTCTATATTTTGAGCACCAATATAATTATGTTTATATGAAATATAGTAAATATTATCATCAATTAAAAATAAAAATGCTACTCCATTGAATAAAAATATAACTTCTTCTTCTAACTTTTTTAATTTTTCAATCAAGTTATTTATTTCATTACTATTATTTATAAAAACAACCTTTTTTTCTTTGTTATTTAATTTTTTATTATTAAATTCTTTATTATCATTATTAAAAAGTGATAAATTTCCGCTTTCATCTATTTTATCTAAATCATATTTTTTTATAAATGACTTAAAATCAAGATTTTGACATAATTTTTTAAAAGTTTTTTTATTAATATCTTTATACTTTATTTCATTTAAATCTATTTTTATATCTAAATTTATTTTTATAGTTGCCAATTCTTTACTTAAAAATGCTAATTCTTTATCTTCAATAAAATTTTGAACAAGAGATTTACCAATCCCTTTAAATTCTGTTAATTTATCAATATTTTCATAGACACCTTCTAAACTTCCAAAAGCATTTAATAAGGGAATAGCTTTTTTTTCTCCTACTTTTCTTATTCCAGGTATTCCATCACTTGTATCACCTATCATTCCAAATAAATCAGGAATAAGATTAGCTTTTACTCCTAAATACTCTATTACATCATCATCATTTTTTATATATTTAAATCTATTTTTACCTTCACCTTTTCCAAGTAATACAATATTAATATTTTCATCAACAAGTTGTGCTATATCTTTATCTCCTGTAATAATATATACTTCTATTCCTTGTTTTGATAAATTTTTAGAAATAGTTCCCATAACGTCATCAGCTTCGTGACCAGCCACTTTAAATTTTTTTATATTAAAACTATCCATAAGTTCTTCTATTAGTGGTAATTGTACTACTAAATCATCTGGCATAGGTTTTCTATTTGCTTTATAATTTTCATATTTTTCAGTTCTTTTTAATGTTTTTCTTTTTACATCAAATGTAGCTACTATATAATTAGGTTTTATCTCATCTATAACACTTGATATAATATTTGCTGTACCATAAACTGCTCCTGTTGGCTCACCTTCTTTATTTCTCATATTTAATAGCGAAAAATATGACCTATACATTATTGCACTTGTATCTAAAATAACTGCTTTTTGCATAATATTCCTCCAAATAATTCTTATTACATTTTTTATATTATAACATAATTACTTTTTTAATATAATATTTATTTAAGAATTTTTTAATATTTTATGTAGTATTATATAATAGGAACATCTTTAAAATAACTAATGTAAGTAAGCATATTTACTTAATTTTTTTAGTTTTTTTTTTAAAAAAACTTGTTTTTTTAAAAAAAATTGTTTAAAATATATCATATTTTATTAATTAATGATAGAGGTTAAAAATGGAAATCAAACATCAAATTCAATTAAATCTAAATGAAATGAAAATGTTTAAACATATAATTGATGAAAAAAATGAATATACCAAAAAATTATATAGAGCCTCTTTTATTATAACTGGCACTATTCCTTTTATTTTTTTAATCCAAAAATTTATTACAAAAGAACATATTTCTATACCTTTTATTTTATCTGTTTTATTTTTTTTTAGTCTTCTTATTTTTTCATTTTATACAAAAAATATAGAAAAATTAAAAACAGTGATAATTATTGCGTCATTATTTTTCTTAATTATTTCATTATTATTACCAGATACATATAATTCTTGGCTTATTATTATTTTTGGAGCTATTCCGCTTGCATTTTACACTCAAGGTGTAAAAAGAGCTCTCGATTATTTAATTGTATTTTCACTTTTATTTTTAACGATAATTTTTCTTTATCAATTAAATTTTATAAAAAATATATCTTTTACTTTTAATCCAATGGAAAGTATTGTAATATTTTTTTCTTTTATCATTAATTTAATTCTTATTTATATTTCTGAAAAATATCACGAAAAATATTTCGATCGAGTTATTGAAAAAATTGTATATGACGATATTACAAATTTCCCAAAACAAGATGTCCTTTTTAATAACTTAGATAAAACTAAAAATTATATTTTAACAATTATTAGAATTGAGAATTTTTCAAATTTGATTAGTATTTTTGGATAT is a window of Hypnocyclicus thermotrophus DNA encoding:
- a CDS encoding 4Fe-4S binding protein, encoding MKKIKSKKFKKSKKVAVIDQNQCDKSPFCPVKRVCPVGAIIPLKKGEQQKKRSIFGFLIPKGYRVDEEKCTGCGICVTSCPMQAVSIKA
- the polA gene encoding DNA polymerase I; the protein is MQKAVILDTSAIMYRSYFSLLNMRNKEGEPTGAVYGTANIISSVIDEIKPNYIVATFDVKRKTLKRTEKYENYKANRKPMPDDLVVQLPLIEELMDSFNIKKFKVAGHEADDVMGTISKNLSKQGIEVYIITGDKDIAQLVDENINIVLLGKGEGKNRFKYIKNDDDVIEYLGVKANLIPDLFGMIGDTSDGIPGIRKVGEKKAIPLLNAFGSLEGVYENIDKLTEFKGIGKSLVQNFIEDKELAFLSKELATIKINLDIKIDLNEIKYKDINKKTFKKLCQNLDFKSFIKKYDLDKIDESGNLSLFNNDNKEFNNKKLNNKEKKVVFINNSNEINNLIEKLKKLEEEVIFLFNGVAFLFLIDDNIYYISYKHNYIGAQNIEKSEIQKIFNLNKKFVTYKFKDILNERFNIKIGFDIMLAHYLLYANLKDDLDTLIFNEIGEAFESQKDIFGKTAISQLEKEKLADFLSKRILALKEIYKIVLNKLKKENLEKLLIEIEQPLVPVLSNMELEGITLDRGYLSKYSIELKEKIEQLKKEIYKIAGEEFNINSPKQLAEILFIKLNINPIKKTKTGYSTNVDVLEKLVRSGEKIAKYILEYRKLTKLLNTYVEALPKLVDNNSKLHTSFNQNGTATGRLSSTDPNLQNIPSKTEEGRKIRRAFIAKDGFSLVSFDYSQIELRVLAEISKDTELINAYENDLDLHAITAMKIFDLETLEEVDSIKRNIAKIVNFSIIYGKTPFGLAQELNITVKDAKEYIDKYFDKYKKVKDLQNEIIKFAKENGYVKTLFDRKRKIIGIDNKNKNIKNQAERMAVNTVIQGSAADILKMVMIELFDKIVDNKDVYMLLQVHDELIFEIKDEKLEEMIPKIKEIMENKIRLQNVKLKVNFAYAKNWSEAK
- the murI gene encoding glutamate racemase, which gives rise to MINTDNRAIGIFDSGFGGLTVLKEIEKKLSNENIIYFGDTARLPYGSKSKETIIKYSKEIYNFLKKKNVKLIVIACNTASSFALDTLQSISDIPVIGVIKAGSRCASRESKGNILVIGTKGTIKSEVYKKEIHSISNNINVYQQSCPLFVPLVEEGMLDDKITILSIKKYLDNYIDKIDSILLGCTHYPLLKESIQNTYNKNINIINPAEEVAEEVFNILKQNNQLANNVNRTLEFYVSDDRDKFIEYGSLFLGYKIKNVKEIDIEEYKA
- a CDS encoding bifunctional riboflavin kinase/FAD synthetase, encoding MEIIIGLENYKKDYKNVCLALGTFDGIHKGHKKLIKSSVECAKKNNGTAVVMTFSEHPKKVFHNENRRILINNEKEKIHLLKKIGVDVLVIAHFTEEFKKLTPYEFVSEIIYTKLKAKHLFAGFNYTFGAKRAGKAEDLIQMAKDFNIKTTIIKPVTIDNTIISSTLIRELIEKGEMELAEKYLGYPFLIMGEVIHGKKIGRKIGFPTANIKTYNKIYPPNGIYGVEVIVEGDNNIYDGLLNIGHNPTVNENIENEYHIEVHILNFDKEIYGKEIMVKVKKYLREEKKFDTMEELIEAIKNDIIIWENHLKVKENE
- the murJ gene encoding murein biosynthesis integral membrane protein MurJ; amino-acid sequence: MFRTGIIVMIITMLSRILGLIRTIIIATIFGANYTTDAYFSAFKIANLFRQLLGEGALGTVFIPLYNEKEVKFGEKEAKNLIFSVLNLLFIFLILITALNLFFSKNIISFIANGYDEKTKKLASILLKIMSSYILFIGLSGMICAILNNFKKFIIPASTSLLFNISIIIFAIRYSKNLGVYALATGVTVGGILQLVITLPSFFKIVKIYSFKIDFKDEYLKKIFVLIIPMLAGIFARQINSVFDVYFASYLKSGSVSALENATRIYNLPLGVFAISLSTIIYPHLSKSIEKKDLNEAKSYIEQGLKILAFFIIPSIFILTLYSKNIIFLILGYGKYTNEAIKLTSESLFYYVLGLYFYSAIHLLSRAFYSMKNTKTPVIFSIISIFINIILNYLLIKQLKHIGLALSTSISAMINFLLLYFIFNKRYFKLNLFKIVRFILIVSLIATIAFIVSLYFNNIFIKLFSFVTIYLIIWSYPIKRKGKNVFKY
- a CDS encoding NAD(P)/FAD-dependent oxidoreductase; the protein is MKIKVENIKIPVNINQKKGIYEYLKKNGINKNCINKIEYKKRSIDSRNKNSIFLLYNVEIELNKKINTKFEEVKEKKLKKIKSKNIEGIIAIIGTGPAGLFAAYRLCKLGYKPIIFERGKKIDERDRDIELFIKENELNSNSNIQFGEGGAGTYSDGKLTTRVKSIYKDEIFKTLVECGAQKEILFDYKPHIGTDVLKVVVTNLRKKIESMGGEFYFNSILTDIKIKNKKISQIEINKNELIDIDYLFLAIGHSSRDTYYMLNKNNVFLENKDFAVGARIESPRYDIDRMQHGKFYNSEILGSATYNFTYNNQNEKRGVFSFCMCPGGEIVNAASEKNTSLVNGMSYSQRDGKFSNSAIVVAIRENDYGNKLFDGMKLQEKLEKQTYEIISTYGALYQSVNDFLKNNKTKQEIESSYKMNLYSYNLNNFFPEVINRNMINALKYWQKKMPLFTKNANLIAPETRTSAPIRITRDKTGKSINIENLFPIGEGAGYAGGIISAAIDGMKVVDMNFGEFE
- a CDS encoding segregation and condensation protein A; this encodes MNNDINVKIENFEGPLDLLLHLINKKKLNITEINILELIETYLEIIEKLEIDNIPLKADFLAMAADLLEIKALSVLNYSLHKKRKEELSIKLLEYQQYVELSQLLKEKENEYNISFTRAGLKEINVENNEVDLSDLTLEKLFIAYKTVVETSQKEELKIVVENIYSLEDEIEKLIKNIENNQKINYINLFQSANDKMHRVYLFLAILELYRYGKIDIKEDKYIVKKEN
- a CDS encoding Eco57I restriction-modification methylase domain-containing protein, which gives rise to MYLNTNSNYKVYTPQKISRDMSAISLRYFFSNYKKFGFQDRKKALKNLKIVDLSCGSGNLLIDLIEFLIKLHKRYFGYYDYISTWIEGYDIDKEALSVLRCRIKKILDKYKLVNKKIKLYQTDSLLKNFDKKYHIVIGNPPYLGEKNNKEIFDKIKKTEFGKKYYEGRMDYLYFFIEKGIEILEKNGILTYITTNYWLQADYAKKLRTCIKENCSFYYINNINKSVFKDAIGQHNIIFSITKNNIEKNIKIISNNQEFKLNNKYLFNYRNKIVIAKEKELLKLNTIFNKKTYFLDDILYINQGIISGYDKAFIFKEFNEKFKKYLRPFYKSPDINIYNIDERNKYWILYLDNKIKINNELEEYLRPFYDKLIERREVKTKKINWYELQWARDEEIFKKEKIVSRQRCKLNMFAYTKKDFYGSADIYYLTKKESSINLFYILGYLNSSTFYKWFYYNGKRKGKNLELYATPLKETPIYYPNDDEKVKYIEKLVRKQIKSYSDEIQEKIDKFFEGEI
- the whiA gene encoding DNA-binding protein WhiA, which translates into the protein MSYTNIVKEEVFLKEIEIEKEKHYELLAILKCKNAILNNKILLKIENLNLANRIYKFLKEFSSLRIHIKYSITKSFGEHKVYIIEIPYQKGYNEFIENLNKLEDKLVRRLADKAVIGFTRGAFLATGYIKEPNKEYALDFFIDLEEGAKLLYKVLRNTGRRVFLTQKKNKHLVYLRNSEDIMDILVMIGAVKSFFEYEEITMVKDIKNKTIREMNWEVANEMKTLDTAQKQINIINYISENYGLDNLSSVLKEAAIVRLNNPEASLTEIANKVGISKSGIRNRFRRLEELYNELIEEN